A portion of the Tamandua tetradactyla isolate mTamTet1 chromosome 16, mTamTet1.pri, whole genome shotgun sequence genome contains these proteins:
- the LOC143658681 gene encoding uncharacterized protein LOC143658681 — MFVIYFLHKAEPVTHVQPSNPTPLSWPSKSFPKSRLGALCSCVFSEPHACVANKPLVCCMRERLLESSFAWQNSRILEFLHLEVPPRSALRKGRLQQLFLSGPLGMTVNNSRGPSSPWRSKIGSYWKPGSKFLDKTGDPPNSSMSSTIGSRCATLIGTQTLLKSVSLEKSPVVPVAAALHLLPARR, encoded by the exons atgtttgttatctacttcctgcataaagcagaacctgtaactcatgttcaaccctcaaaccccacccccttatcctggccctcaaaaagcttcccaaaatccaggctcggggctctctgttcctgcgtgttcagtgagccccacgcatgtgtggcaAATAAACCCCTtgtgtgttgcatgagagaacgtctcttggagtcttcctttgcatggcaaaactctcgaattctcgaattcttacatttggaggtcccaccgagatcggctcttcgtaaggggaggctccaacagctctttctctcggg cccacttgggatgactGTCAACAACTCCCGGGGACCCTCTTCACCATGGAGGAGCAAGATcggatcctactggaagccaggaagcaagttcctggacaagacgggagacccacccaactccagcatgtcatcgacgatcggttcccgctgcgccACCCTAATTGGGACCCAAACActtctgaag tcTGTGAGCCTTGAAAAAAGCCCAGtggttcctgtggcggcagctctccacctccttccagccaggagataa